The following DNA comes from Solea senegalensis isolate Sse05_10M linkage group LG10, IFAPA_SoseM_1, whole genome shotgun sequence.
CggagacacattcacacactgcaaagATACACGCTCAGTGTAAAGTGTCAGCCTAAACCCGATGTAAGCTGTCCCAGAAGTATATGCTTAGTGATATACTGATACTTGCCGTTTTCAGCGATGACACACTCAACTCCCTTCACTACTgctttgtttcctttctttccttggtatatgtgcacacacacacacacacacacacacacagacatattttATGCAGCTAATTAAGCTAATTATATAGTGACACCAGTGACCTTAACACACAactatttatattaatatgtgCACAGATATACATCCAGAGCATATTCATTTCCTCACTCCTCTGTCTCGTGTTGGCTGGATCGGCCGGGcatgcaaacattttaattcCTCTACATGAAGAAAAAGCTTCTTTTCAACTCCCCCTACATCTAGTTCATCATAGTTTCACACCATGactaaacacaaataaaatactacACTGGGtttcagaaatgtttatttatcaacataaatatgtaatatgtgagtgaataataatgaaaattgGTCTTACCCCCTTTAATTCTGGCCATAGTAGGCTATGTTTAATTTTTAGCAGTATGTGACGTATGAATATTTTTGAcgtatgaatatttttttctctgaagGAGAAATGAAGTCAGGGTTTATGTCTTGAAGGAGGAGATATTCTGGCTAAAAGCTCAAGAAAATGTCAGTTGATTGAACCCTTTACCAGactaaaatgctgttttctgcACTCTCACAGGACGAAATGAGTTGATTGCACGGTATATCAAACTTCGTACGGGGAAGACGAGAACCAGGAAGCAGGTGAGTTCTCTCCAAGTGTTGTCTGACTCAGCCCCTATTTTTGAACTCCTCCATAAAGTCATGTCCTGCTGAGTGATGCCACTGCACCCTATGTTGTCACCCGAGTTCTCTCTACCCTCTGCTCTGAGGACAGGGGATGATGATTGATTTAGGGCTAGAGCCCAATGCACAGATGCTATAGGATCAAATGTCGGTGTTATTTCTTCATGGGTCTGGTGCTTGTTAGAAGGTGAAAGAAGCTGGGGAATATGGTGATCTGAATGGGAGACTGAGGTAGGAGGTGCAGGGGATTTGGAATTCTATCCCCACTACGGTATCTGAGATGGTGTGGTGTACGGGCAATGATGGATGTGTAGAAAAAGGCTCCCTGCTAAGGGATCTGATCTGAGTCAGAGTGGGAATTAAAAGAGAAAGGGGGTCACAGGCACAGGCACAGATCTGAGCTGGATGGTGGGGGGGACAGATTGGAGAAATAGAGGGACACCTGCTGGTCCAACAGCAGAGTATTAAATGACTCAAGTGGTACAGtacagcttctttttttgtgaaaagaCAAATTTAATCTACATTATCAAGTGGAAAATATGGATGGAGTAATGTTGGGTAATATTTTACCTCAAAACCTATCTTtcaaaaatgcaataaatagTTAGTGTtagagctttttattttttctatacAATTCATATAATTTATGTTAACATACTTATTCTCACACCATAAAATGTACCAAGTCTTTTTTTCTCAAATCTGTATCAATGGTGTGGAAAAATATCATATTCTCAAAGAAACCAAATTGTTgacttaatttaatttctaGAATCTTTTCCCTAAGATTTCTGTCTACTGAacataaaatgtctttgttattgtagttcatttatacaacaacaaaaaccacagcttcttttttctttttttctctttttaaaatttATGTGCATACATTTGAGATATCTCACTCAACCTGCGCACAGTCACTGGAAGCTGGAATGTATTCCAATGAGTCAGGTTAACCTCAGCACGGCACCCACTGAAGTAGGCAACATGTCAGTACATGCAATAATTTACTCTGCTGTGTTATCTCTTCTCTGTACGTCTTTTAGGTTTCTAGTCACATCCAGGTTTTAGCCCGACGGAAGGCCCGAGAGATCCAGGTGAAGCTGAAGGTACGCTACGTGAGTTACCTTCCATTTTCTATTCATTCACCTTCCCCCACAGAAATTGTAATGCAGGTTTTGGTGCACGTGTTACCtgagaaactgaaaaagtgCCGTGAGCATGTTTAATTTTTCTTTGAGATTGAGTCATACAGGGATTTAGATCATAATCAAACCCTGCACCTCCATTCAGCTGAGGTTATTATCATGACTTTAATCGAGTGGAGCAGTAGTAGATggaaaaaaggataaaacatTATTACCCTCCATTATTAGGCTTCGTGTTTTGTTAAAGGTTTCTCAACATCCATGGCCGCTGCACTGCCATGCATTCACATTCCATTTACTCAAAGGCACAGACCATCGGCTATTTTAATTGCACTCTCTAATTGATGCTGGTCTTAAATGGCATGCTCACACATAATgataaaatgtgaacatttctcCAGGAGCCTGAGGCTTACTGTGCACAATCATGAAACAAGATGAACTGAGCACAATTGTCAGGAAACAAATTAATCCCTGCATTATTCCTCTTAGGTATTACATTAAGTACTGCAATAAAAGTTTTCCTGTGTGGTATTCTGAGAGCTTACACATCCCTGTCTCCCCAGTACTTTCTCAGTTTACATTTCTCGCCCACATACCTTCAGCCACAGCAGACAACAGGACTCTCCCCCCCTTACCTTGGACAGTAGCCATGAGGGTTCAACTGGCAGAGCTTGCCATTGGTCATGGGGTTTGCCCCTGTCACAGACCTTTTTAAATACATCTTTGGTGTAACTGAGATCCCTGCCACATGCACACCCCTATATTTCAGCTATGCCCTTGTGTTAGCCAGTTCTGGGAAGAAGAATGCACCGTGTGGCCTTGCCCATTAGAGCCAGGCGGCAAGTGCTTGTAGTCCTCTGTGGTTTGGAACCTGCTGAAGGAGTGGATTCAAAAACAAGAGGGGTATCCCTTTACAGTGCAGCACACGAGCGAACGTTTTCTTGCTCTCATCTGTTTTCAACTCTTTTCAGTGTTATTAGTGTTTTGCACTTTTAATACCATCATGATTAGCATATTAACATATCACCCTGTTGCATGCCCCGTCTTCCAATATGACCTCCAACAGAAGCTAGTTGTCATCACCAGCTTGCCCCTGCCAAAGCAATAAACTTAACTCTTGACCCAAAGGCCCTTGACTGTAATATCACCTTCTCTCCAGCTCGCTGTCTGGCAAAGATTCAGTGTGATGCAAGCTGGCCTCATCCCTTCATTTCCCTTTTAGGGCTCTGCTTGTGTTGCTGTTGAGTTAGAGAGCTGACTTAAATGGAATCCAAAGAGTGCTCCCCATTTGCGTAATGGTCTGTTTGTCTCACTCTtgctctctgtccctctctgcagGACCAGGCTGCAAAAGACAAGGCCCTGCAGAGTATGGCCACCATGTCCTCAGCTCAGATCATCTCACCCACAGCTTTCCAGAGCAAGATGGCTCTTCAGGGCCTGTCTAGGCCAGCTTATCCCACTACTGGTGGGGTGAGTCCCTAACAGTATGCGTATCCTGTCCACCATAATATTCAGAGCCACATTTAttaacaaaaaccaaacaaacgaaaaacatttcagttcatCCCAGTGGATTCAATATCACTTACATTTTCCAATCCATCACCCTCTATACTGATGCATGACTTTTGTTTCCATGGGTGTTGGTAAGTTAAATCATAGGACTTTTGTTCCTCGTTGTATTCAGTCtgcagcagatgatgatgatgatggtgcaattattttttccactttttgtgATACGACCCCCCCGCTGTTACCATGtagcaaaaagacccaggttcatgacacagtcagaacaagggcttttctgcGTAGAGTTTTTTAATGTTCTtcccatatgtgtgtgtgggtgtgggttaTCTCTGtgtactccagtttcctcccactgtccaaaaacatgcagacgttaattggacacactaaattgcccaaaggtgtgaatgtgagagtgaatggttgttcgtctgtgtatgttggccctgctgACTttggtgtaccccacctttcaccctatgtcagctgggattggctccagtgtcCCGTGATCCacggatggatgaatgaatatgaCCCCCTGCCAAATTCTATTAGATGGTTATAGCGTGTAATAGATTCtacatattttctttcttgtttttaggcggtagtattgtttttattatttaagtgaGTGTGGTGACCACTTGCATACAATTTTCCTATGCCTTTTggattttgtattatttgtattatttgaaaTGAGGCTTTATTTACAATGCCTTGTGCATCATGTATCACTTCCGCATGcctgaaacacaataaaaaacatttgaaagaatTTATTCTTTATGtgtcaaaatacagtaaaacacaattGTATGCTTTGTGCAACCTTTAAGCCTGATTTTGTGGTTTTAAGTTACactatacttttattttgaaatgctcaCAGCAAAAACAATAGCACTCGTAAGGAGTGAGAATTAGTAATATAATTgcactttttcccccccagttTTGGCACGGGGCACTTCCGGGACAACCAGGAGGTCATGAAGAGTGAGTTgacattctttcttttctgacGTGCTGCAGCTTCcagtcactttttattcaacCATCTTAATAACCATTAGATCATTTCCAGTCTGGAAATTAATCTCAGAGCAAATCAAACATATCAGTGTAATTATAAAGAAAAGTCTTCAGCTGTCTGACATTCAGCATACCTCTCTGCTCACTGCATTTTTAGAGGTCAGGCAGTCCAATTAGTGTGTGAGATGGGGTCATGAGGGCGAGACAGTGCATAACATGCCTCTCCCTCTCGTCTGTCCCCTCTCTCCAGCATTAAGCCCTTCTCCCAGCAGAGTTACACCATGCAAGCGTCCGGACTGGCCCCCATAACAGGTGGGTGCTCTCCCCCCAGCTGTGTTGACAGAAGGCTGTCATACCATGAAAAGTGATGAGACAACCCAGCTCATGATGAAGAGCTCCCACAAATCTCGGAGAAATAGCTGCGATATCGTTGTATTTTCTATTGTTTTACAGTGTCACGTTCAAGCCACGCATTTACACACTGGCTGCCCTTTTTGCTCACAGGTTATGAAAGCACAGCAGGGCTGTCCATGTCCCCCGGTGCCCCTCCTTGGCAGGGCAGAAGTATTGCTAGCTCTAAGCTACGAATGCTGGAGTTCTCTGCCTTCCTGGAGCAGCCTCAGGACCCAGAGACTGTGAGTGGACAACTCTGGGAATAACTTATCCATACTTATCTATACTCAAAGAAATTTGTCCTATCcatttgcagtgttttgttccttgttttttgtgtctacTTGTGGTATTAAAACTCAGATTGAGAAAGAATTTGTATTAAATGACTGACTCGATTTTTTATACATAGGTCGGTTTCTTTCAATAGTTAAAAGACAATGAAATGTTACATATGTTGTCTTTCAGCCTTGCTGCTGGACATGCTGTCGGGGTAAAATATTTAGGCAAGTGATTAATATTAAACAGATGAAGACCCTGCTGTAGTTACACTGAGCTCAGATTCAGAGAGTCaaaatttaaagttttaaaacttGATCAAGTCACATTGTACAAATTGAAATGAACCAGCAGCATAAAATAGACATTTCTAATTTTTATTTGGCTCTATAGTCTTAAAGCTTATGTGGATTTTAAAAGCAGGGTCTTACAGCAACTCAAAATCACATGCTAAACTCTACCACCTAGATATAGCCACATGACAGGACGTCGCATGATTACGAGTGGTGTCAGAAGGGGGAAAAGAGTGGAACCCTCAAGACAGGTGATGGGATATTACAGTAAATATGGTGCTGTTGAACAGCGGGGCACAGTGTGACAGATGTCCTTGAGTGCAAACTGCACTTGGCATTAGTGGCAGTTAAGCAAACTGgacatatgacatttttggcaccACTCATCTCATGATATTCACTTTTGTCTCTCCAGTTCAACAAGCACCTGTTTGTGCATATTGGCCAGTCCAACCCCACATACAGTGACCCTTATCTGGAGTCAGTCGACATCAGGCAGATCTACGACAAGTTTCCAGAGAAGAAAGGCGGCTTGAAGGAGCTGTTCGAAAAAGGGCAACACAACGCCTTCTTTCTTGTCAAGTTTTGGGTAAAagtcctttttgttttcttttagaaaaGTCCATTAAATCAGCTTCTATCCTGTTCTTCTAAAACTAAACGTTCAGCCTGCTTATGTGTTTCATACCCAGAGCCAATAATAATCCTCCCCAAGTCATGAAGGTGAAGTGAGAGTATAGTAAATAGTCTTGTTAATGTTTTGTAGCACCTGTTGGCTGTTAATGGCCTAACAGTGTTCATGGTGTTGAGATGGTTTAAGCTTCAGAGTCTGGGAAACTTGAGTGAGATTTAGGCCCAGAATGAACAGAAAATCATTGCTCCCATGTCTTGAGTGGTGATTTATATGCCGGCAAAGAGGgtagtgtgtgtgcgcgtgtgtctgtgtgtgtgtgttctggggGGCCTTATCTATAAATACGTTTATTGAAGGGAGGGGGTGTAAGAGTTGGAGTCTAATAGTGCAGAGACAGGTGTCCAGGCTCAAATTCCCACAAATGAAAGATCAGGCCTGCCACTCTCCCCAAGGCtgctgttttacacacacacgcacacacaaaattCGCCACCAACTTCCCATAAAACAACGAGCGAGATGAGAGAATGAAAGTCTACTTAAGATGCAGACAGATGGAATCAGGGGGATAATGTAATTGAAGTCGAGGCCAGAAAAGAGATctaaagagagaggaagggagagtgacagataaagagagagTATGAGGGTGTAATTGAACACATctatgttgtttatttctctgATCTGGCCATCTTGCTTTACCTCGGCACAAGACCTTTGGTATTTGCGTCATGCACCACAACAGTCACAGACCAACCCAGATCCTTTACCGCTCGCTCCACGTGTAAAGTACATTCCGTTAGTCTTAAGAACAAATAATGCGCAGTAAACTGACACGTCTATCTGGCCTGAGCCAAagtcactggatcagatataaGATGAAGAAAACATAAAGTCAGATACAAGCGCTACAatttaaatatcacataaatacatCATAAATAAACATAGGCAATAATGTGCAGcaccactgtcatgtgaccaggaagTAAGTGCACGTGTCTGCTATGCTGTTGGCGCATTATAGAAAGTCGGTGTCAACGTGATATCTGATagggttgtgatattggtattcATATCTGACATGAAGAAATGGTTTCAAGCCATCCCCAACGTCCGCCACTGTGGCACATGATTGCCATTATTTTGTGATCCACTTGATGAAAAGTTATTTACCATATACTGAAAGGTTTGTTGAGGTTTGTAGAGCAGAAGGCTGTGAATGTTAATGTCACAGTACTGTCTTGCAATCACATGCCACtggatagtttttttttatgtatggcATTACCCTTCACACGTGTTTGACTGCCACATTATTTATTGTGGAGAGATAAAAGACATTGGTGAGTGACACCACACTCCAAGTAATCTTCTCCAGTCCTTGGATAGAACAGCTGGTCGAGCCATGGCATTTGATTCAGGGGTGAGGAAGGTGGGGATGACTTGTCCTGCCATATatcataaagaaaagaaagtgagacAGCAATAAAAGCGAGCGATAGAAATAGGGACGCAGACAGTGTGAACAAGAGATCGGGATGGCAGAAGAAATGGTGGGTGGTACATAATCAACAAGTCATTCATCAGTGAAGCATTACTCTCTTGATTCATGTCAGAGCCTGTTGGAATCAACAGTTGGGACATATGCAGCTTTGcatttgaggaaaaaacaagCTCATAACACTGTCCCCTCTCAGTTTGTACATTGTACCTCCAGTTCTCAAGGCGTGATGACAAAACGCAGAAATGCTACGAAACAGCAGGACATTTCAACAGCTGCGCTGGAGACAACGGCGAAAATGCTCTTAGCCATGAAAATAAGCAAAATGAAATTCTTAACACATCTGTAAACGCGCTAACCTTGTTTACGCCATTGTAAAAGACAGGACGAGCCAATTGGACGTAGTCGTGCTTGTGCAGCCACGTGGCAGGTCATGACTTGGGGGCGTGCTGAGGCGCAGGTTGGCATGGTGACGGTGACAGGCGGCTGGCCCGCTTCCAAAGCTATGGTATTCTAGATTGAATTTCCAGCAAACCCCCCCATCAGCCGCTGGCTGCCCTGTCCCTCATCCCCCACTTCCCTCCTCACCCCCTCAGCGCCAGTGGCCCTGTCCTAACAGATCGTCTCACGCCTTTGAAGTGTAGAGCGAATCCGATTTAAGCTGCCTCTGCTAAATTGTTACACAGCCAGCCTGCCCACCGTGATCTAATCAGCCAATTGCTCACTGATGATTGTAATTGGATGAATTCCCTCGCAGGCTGTTAGGGAAGCAGGGAATGGCAGTTCGGGGAGGGTCACTGGGCCCCAGGGATGAAGACAAATAGAGAAATTACATGAGCCAGGGATGAAGATGAACGGGTGATGAAGAGGTGAAAGCTGGCTGAGCTGTGTCTCAATGGCCCATTAGGAGACAAGAGGCTGACAGGGGAAAAGGTAAAACAGGCCAGCTGTCTGACAGAGGAGACAGCACTTCAGTCTGATCCTAAATTGAATTATACTCACCTCAGTTAAAACTTAAGGAAAGATCAGTGATTCAATGACGAATCAGCATCCACCTGACAATGATGACAACATTTAACTTGGAAACAAGGCATTCTGTTTGGTGCGTTTCTTaacttaaatgttttaatgatccATGTGAATTATTTGTCCGTTATCAAAACACTCACTCACGTTGCATCTTGGAAATCCTGAGGCTAAGGATTTGCCGGGGTTCTGGCCGCCTCTTGGCTTTACAGAGCGTCACTCTCAAGCTTTGCTGAGATGTAACACTCTTGGCGATACGTCTTTGTCAggctcacacaacacacattccCGGAACTCTGTGAGCGGAAAAGTGGGACCTGATACTTTGTTATAGATTATGGAGCTGGATCTGTGTATCCTTGAAATTTTggctgctcagtgtgacacagtAACGCACACCTTGAATTCCAGGAGGTTATGTCTTATGAGAAGAGCAGCAAATCCTCCTACATGCTTATCAATGACTGTGGCCCAGACTAACACAGTCTATGTTACGTTTCTATTCTCTCTAGGCGGATCTTAGTGTAAACCTGCAGGACGACAGCAGCTTCTTCTACGGCGTTTCCAGCCAGTATGAGAGTTCTGAGAACATGATTATCACCTCGTCCACCAAAGTCTGCTCCTTTGGCAAGCAGGTGGTGGAGAAAGTGGAGGTAAGATCAGTGCAAGGCTGCTTATTCTGTAACACAAAAATTGTCTTTTCAGTGACTGATGTAATCATTTCTGTTATGTTATTGTCTTCTAAATGAGTTcattactttacttacttttacttttgttttggaCAAACAACCTTTGGACAGAGAAGAGCTCCTACCATTATAGCAGCACCGTATAAACAATATCTGGCTACAATTCAAGATGTGCATTACATTTATAATTACATCAACATTAAGAGGTCATGACCACGTCAAAAACCAGCATTGTCACCTAGAGGAGTGAATAAGTGCGTCTAGTGGAGATGGATTCCAGTCATTTATCACTATCTGTGATCAGAAATGACATGATTCACTAATCCAACCCCTCCCCCCGCATGACTAAGTATTATGCTTCCCGTTAACTAGACACAATAGTGGCCCTGCCCCCACCCACTGCTGATGGAttgtacaataaaaacacatacacacatcccTAGGTACAGCCATCTGCCTCAGTAGGCCACATGATGATATTTAATGGCTTCATCATTTGATTATGGTTGTCACAAGAAatatgtttattgtcatatctGGCATGCCATATGCGGCATTAGGTATATTATATTACACATATTGCTGCTTATCCCCTGTGTAGCCATTTGTTCAGTCGAAGAT
Coding sequences within:
- the LOC122776042 gene encoding transcriptional enhancer factor TEF-3-like isoform X1, with product MYGRNELIARYIKLRTGKTRTRKQVSSHIQVLARRKAREIQVKLKVRYDQAAKDKALQSMATMSSAQIISPTAFQSKMALQGLSRPAYPTTGGFWHGALPGQPGGHEDIKPFSQQSYTMQASGLAPITGYESTAGLSMSPGAPPWQGRSIASSKLRMLEFSAFLEQPQDPETFNKHLFVHIGQSNPTYSDPYLESVDIRQIYDKFPEKKGGLKELFEKGQHNAFFLVKFWADLSVNLQDDSSFFYGVSSQYESSENMIITSSTKVCSFGKQVVEKVETEYARFENGRYVFRIHRSPLCEYMINFIHKLKHLPEKYMMNSVLENFTILQVVTNRDTLETLLCVAYVFEVSTSEHGAQHHIYRLVKD
- the LOC122776042 gene encoding transcriptional enhancer factor TEF-3-like isoform X2, with the translated sequence MYGRNELIARYIKLRTGKTRTRKQVSSHIQVLARRKAREIQVKLKDQAAKDKALQSMATMSSAQIISPTAFQSKMALQGLSRPAYPTTGGFWHGALPGQPGGHEDIKPFSQQSYTMQASGLAPITGYESTAGLSMSPGAPPWQGRSIASSKLRMLEFSAFLEQPQDPETFNKHLFVHIGQSNPTYSDPYLESVDIRQIYDKFPEKKGGLKELFEKGQHNAFFLVKFWADLSVNLQDDSSFFYGVSSQYESSENMIITSSTKVCSFGKQVVEKVETEYARFENGRYVFRIHRSPLCEYMINFIHKLKHLPEKYMMNSVLENFTILQVVTNRDTLETLLCVAYVFEVSTSEHGAQHHIYRLVKD